AATTATTGTTAGTGGTTATTTTACAGGTACTGAGGGCCCTGGGGCTGGTGTGGACTGGGTCACAGTAGTGATCGCTCTGCTCTGGATGGTGGCTGGGGTTGTTCCTGATGCAGTAGTGGAGGGAGTCTCTGTACTGCTGGTGCCACCGTCTGCTCCATCTGCTGTAGGACACGCATTAACACAGTCCATGAAATAACCCTAAAACATGATcctgttttttaaaataaaaacactgaAAACAACAAGTATGTACTCTAGCGTTATACCTGTGGCAGTAGTTGCCGTGTTGGTGGTGCCAGTCTCGTGGGTTTCACAGGGGGGGTCTGAACACACCCCCTGCACCGTCACTGTTCCTGTCTGGTTCCCAGCCATGTTGGAACTGGCCTGGGATGGGGTGTTGGTGGTCCCCGTTTCGTGGGTCTCGCAGGGTGGGTTTGAGCACACTTTCTGCACAGTGTTAGTCTTCCCGTTACCCATGCCGGACGAGGACTGAGTGGCAGTATTGGTTGTGCCCGTTTCATGTGTCTCGCAGGGTGGGTTAGAGCAAACTGTAAGGCCCACGGCTGGCTGCTTGGGACTCTGCACAGTGCCGGTCTGGGCTGAGCCCATGTTAGAGCGTGCGGTGGCGGGGGTGATGGTGGTTCCGGTGAGCAGGTTCTCTGGTCCCTGGTTGCCTGTGGCGGTTCCGGGGTAAGGAGAGGTGGTTGCCTGAGGGGTAGAGGAGTACAGAGATAATGAGCTATTCTAGACAGTATCCATTTTGTTAGTTCCCATGATGGAGTGGGCGGTGGTCGAGGTGTTAGTGGTGCCCGTCTCATGGGTCTCTGACGGAGGGCTTGTACACACCCTCATTGCCCCTCCCATGTTGGTGGAAGAGGTTGTTGCGGTGTTGGTGGTTCCAGTCTCGTGGGTCTCACAGGGAGGGTTGGAGCACACTGACATGTTAGCAGACGCAGTGGTGGCTGTGTTGGTGGTTCCTGTCTCGTGGGTCTCACAGGGAGGGTTGGAGCACACTGACATGTTAGCAGACGCAGTGGTGGCTGTGTTGGTGGTTCCTGTCTCGTGGGTCTCACAGGGTGGGTTGGAGCAGACCATAGTGACAGTACCAGGGGCATCCCCGGCCTCAGTGGAGGGCTGCTCAGAGGTGGGGGAGGCCAGGAAGGACACGGGCAGGTCCTGCACTGGCTGGGCCTCTACCCCGCTGGGGGTGGTGATGAGAGTCACCTGGGTTGGCTGGTTCACCGACTGCAATGAGAGAATATCAGGTATTGACTGAGAAAACCCATTAGAAAAGTGCTCCACATTGGGCAGCATGGGCACATTGGGCAGTAAATACATCAATtggagctacagtgccttgcgaaagtattcggcccccttgaactttgcgaccttttgccgcatttcaggcttcaaacataaagatataaaactgtatttttttgtgaagaatcaacaacaagtgggacacaatcatgaagtggaacgacatttattggatatttcaaacttttttaacaaatcaaaaactgaaaaattgggcgtgcaaaattattcagcccccttaagttaatactttgttgcgccaccttttgctgcgattacagctgtaagtcgcttggggtatgtctctatcagttttgcacatcgagagactgaaattttttcccattcctccttgcaaaacagctcgagctcagtgaggttggatggagagcatttgtgaacagcagttttcagttctttccacagattctcgattggattcaggtctggactttgacttggccattctaacacctggatatgtttatttttgaaccattccattgtagattttgctttatgttttggatcattgtcttgttggaagacaaatctccgtcccagtctcaggtcttttgcagactccatcaggttttcttccagaatggtcctgtatttggctccatccatcttcccatcaattttaaccatctttcctgtccctgctgaagaaaagcaggcccaaaccatgatgctgccaccaccatgtttgacagtggggatggtgtgttcagctgtgttgcttttacgccaaacataacgttttgcattgttgccaaaaagttcaattttggtttaatctgaccagagcaccttcttccacatgtttggtgtgtctcccaggtggcttgtggcaaactttaaacaacactttttatggatatctttaagaaatggctttcttcttgccactcttccataaaggccagatttgtgcaatatacgactgattgttgtcctatggacagagtctcccacctcagctgtagatctctgcagttcatccagagtgatcatgggccacttggctgcatctctgatcagtcttctccttgtatgagctgaaagtttagagggacggccaggtcttggtagatttgcagtggtctgatactccttccatttcaatattatcgcttgcacagtgctccttgggatgtttaaagcttgggaaatctttttgtatccaaatccggctttaaacttcttcacaacagtatctcggacctgcctggtgtgttccttgttcttcatgatgctctctgcgcttttaacggacctctgagactatcacagtgcaggtgcatttatacggagacttgattacacacaggtggattgtatttatcatcattagtcatttaggtcaacattggatcattcagagatcctcactgaacttctggagagagtttgctgcactgaaagtaaaggggctgaataattttgcacgcccaatttttcaggttttgatttgttaaaaaagtttgaaatatccaataaatgtcgttccacttcatgattgtgtcccacttgttgttgattcttcacaaaaaaatacagttttatatctttatgtttgaagcctgaaatgtggcaaaaggtcgcaaagttcaagggggccgaatactttcgcaaggcactgtacatctacATTTCTGTATAAAGAATAGCCCCTAGCTGTcttaccatggtggaggtggacaGGGTAGTGACTGTGGTTAGACAGGCCTGGGCCGCTGACACAGTGATGGCCGTAGGGTTGATGACTTGGCTGGGCAGGGTGGCAATGGTGCCCAGGGTGGTGATGGGAGTTGCCAGAGAGGCATTGGCACTGGCTAAACTGCCCCCTGCCAGGCTGGAGGAGACTGTGCCTGTGACTGTCCCCAGGGTGGTGACACCTTGGGGAACAAATAAATCACCAACTCAAAAGGGCAGACACCTGGAACTTGGCCTGAATTTCTTTTACTGCATACTTATTAATTGAACAGACCATTTGCCAACTTCAATCAAGGAGTAATTATGAAATGTCATCCATACCAGTTGTTCCCTTGACGACCAGTGTAGTTACATTGGGCTTGACAGAAGTCATCGTAACCGGGGTAACGAGTCGGACTCCACCCATTGGTACAGTGCGCAGAATGGTGCCAGGTTGGCCCGGAGCGCCCTTCAAAACCACCTTAAAACCACCAAGGGGGAGGTATAATTGAGACACTAGGGGGCACTAAAAAACTCCTCTACTGGGGCAAAACATTTGATAGAGCCAAATGTATTAGTAGCACCAATCAGAGCAGATCCTAATATAGTCCACAGAACTACTCAAGCATTTCAACTGCTCCAAAGGCCTTGCTGTAGGAGATGTATCGTATGCGACTAAATATAAATGCCATGTGATATTTAAAATGGAAAGTGCACCAATGTAAAAACTGTGAAACATCTTCAACACCtataaatattgtacaattcatATAAATAATATGTATCTGCTACAAGAGGTTATAAGGGTAATTTCTGTGAGGTACCTGTGTCAGCCCCTGTTGGCCAGTTACAGTGCCAAGCTTAGGCATGGTAGTGATGATTTTGCCTGGAGTGCCAGTGGTCATCATCTTGGTGGTGAGAATGGTATAGGGCATCTTCCCTGTGCTGCTGGTCACTGttatcaaaacaaacaaaaaaataataccTGTCAGCATATGCTCCCGTTGTATTGTCCCTGAAACATGAAACCATCACTGACCTGTGGCTCCAGGCTGGTTCATAATAGCAGACATAGGGATGGTCTTGATGATGGTGGTGCCCTGTTTGGTTGTGGTGGGCGACATGCCGCTGATGTTCAGGATGGTGGGTTTGTTCCCTGTGCCCCCTGCCTGGGacgtggtgatgatggtggtgggctTGCCATCTGCTGAAGTCACCAGCTTCAGTATGGTGCCAGCAGGGAGAGAACCCTTAGTCTACGGGAGAAAAAGTGGATTATGAACATGATCAACAGAAAGCCGGCTGAGCCTGTCCATTAAGTATTAGTTAGCTCCTTTTTCTGCCCTCATGAAGATAGCTGACCTGTATGAGCTGTGATAGAGGGTTAGTGGAAGCCTGGCCTGTAACAGCTGATGTCTGCACTGGCTTGGTTTGTACCACAGATATCATCTTGCCAAGGCTGGAGATCTGCTGACATAGGAGAGAGACTCAAGTTTATGAGTCACCAGAAAACATCACTGTATTTGGCGTCAGGAGATCAGTGTCTCATGTGAACAACTGAACTGTGAGTGTGGATAGCTACATTATTCCATGCTAACTGACCCTGACAGTTATGCAGATCTATGAACTCAAGCTGTGCTGTTCCTTCTCTGAGTTTTCCACAGCCACATCTTCTATAATGAGTTCATGCCTAGGCCATATAAGAGTCACATGAACACAGGTGGGGGaccaaaaaaataaatcaaagtGTGCCAAACTATTACTCAGTTCATGGCATGCATTTAAAATCGTGTATAAGGAGAGACATTTCTCACACAGCCTTCTTTCTCCCAGTACTCCCTTCCTGTTCCTGTCAAATTCTCTCACCAGAGTGCCGCTGCCTCCCATAGTAAGGGGGCTCTTGACCAGGGTGATTGTCTTGGTGACTCCTCCCACCATGGTGGTAACCACCTGGTGTTGCTGGGCTACGGTGACCGTGCCTGACTTGTGCACAGTGATGATGGGCCGGTTGGGCGATGATACAGTCGCTGTGCCCACCTGAGCTGCAGCAGTCTTCAACATGCGAGTGGCTGGGTTACTGACCTGGAAGCAGAAAATAGTAAATGTTAAGGTGTCAATTCTAAATTGGGCCTTGACAGAGACTGCCTGACAAACCCATACATTCTGCCAGCGAGTTTCATTTTCACAGACCGATATTTTACGAGTCTTACCATGAGAGGAGATGACATTTTGACTGTGGTGGAGCCAGGGGAGACAGCCATCGTTTTGACAAGGGTGGCACCTGCTGGAAGGTTGAGCCCAGTGCCTGAAGAGGGCGGGATCTTTTGTGTTGCTGCTGCAGCTGCAGCCAAAGCTGCCATGCCACTCATCTGAGGGCTATTGCCGATTGGCTTAAAGGAAAACAAATAGTCTTGAGTGAGACAATACTCTCTTGGCATTACTCTTGACAACTATTTATCCTTCAATAACCAAACCAATTCACAACTGTAAATACCGTTCCTTGGGCAGTCTGGGCAGGAACCATCATCTGAACCCCTGGAGGAAGTGATGTCACAGTGGCAGGGGATTTCACAGCCTGGTTGGCTCGCACAGTGACAAGGGAGGTACCTGTGCCAGACTGAGGGGCTGCAACCTTCAAGATGGCTGTCAAATCAAGAGAAATGTTAAATGTTCAGTATAGAGCCCTCAAGGCCTTCTTTTTAAATACCATTTTGGGCTACGATTATTGAAATAGAATGGGCTGTAGAAGAGAACAATGCAAATTATTTGTGACAATAGTCCACAAATTGGTATGAACAACCTCCATAGAACAAGTAGGACATGCATGGTTTTAACTGGCCCACGAGCTGTGGAGGCAGTCTTCGGGTTTCCGGGGATGTTGGGAAGGATAGTAGGGGAGGAAGCTTGGGGCACCATAGTGATACCTGTGTGTGGTAGGTTCTGAGCAGAGGGAGCAGCTGGGCTTTTGGGCAAGTTCCCTGGTAGAGAAGAGGTGGCGGTGAGGGCCGGGGAGGTGGCAGCAGCGGCAGCTGGGATGTCGTACTTCTGCAGCTGCAGCAGGTAGGTGTCTGCGGTGGACACAGCGCCCCAGCTCACCTCCAGGGAGTTGGTGTTGGCACGGACAAGCTGCACTCTCGAGGGAGCGTGTGGCCTCTCTGTAACCAAAAGACAAAATGGTCACATTTCTTATAAGCAATCAACAGAAGCAAAGTAAGCATTACCAATAGCACAGTTGAGCAAATAATGTGGGTGTGCTTTATCAGAGTAACTTAGCAAAATAAAGGTGACTCACCTGTCTCAAGGTACCAGAGGTCTTTACAGCAGACTTGGTTGTTCCATGCTTTACGGTAACCGTCACGGCCACTCCAGACATACAACCTAGAGTTGATGGACACAGAACAATGTCCTGCCCGGGCCCTGGGGATATTGTCCTCCAAGGTATCCATCAACACTGATTCCCAGGCCATGGAGTCTGGGGTAAAAAGAATCATGAGGGTTCAATCTTATTTTCTGACAATAATATAATTTGACCACCAGGTGACACTGCCATTTATCAATGGAAATGGGGATACCTAGAAATGTCACAGTGAATGGTTTCACTCAGAATGAGCTTGTTGAAGTAGGTCAGTTCATAATGCACAAATCTAGATAAACATTACTCAACAGTATGTAAGGTTAAATGCAGGTACTAGCACCAATAACTGAAAATGGGGAAGACAAACCAAGATTTAGGCAGGCCAGAGTGTTTGTGCACTTCCATTCTTTCTCATGTGTTGCCACCTTCACATCATCCATAACCAGGGGAACCCATCCCCCAAAAACAAACATCCTACAATGagaggcagacaaaaaaatcagaAGCAAGCAGTCACCAAATAGGTTACTGCTGAGAGAGATTTAACCGATTGTTATCccagacactgaattgatcattTCAACAGGTATTCAGAGAGATCTCACTTGTTTGTGATGGTGATGGCAGAGTGGAGACTCCTGGGCAGAGGCGATGTGCCATTCACCGATGGCTTGGTCCAGGTCAGGGTGTCTGCAGACAGAGCAAGATCATTTAGAAAATAAATTGTCTCTTACTCTAATGAATCGGTCATGTCAAAGGGTTCACTGTTAATAATTTGGTAATACTGTTAACTCAGGAGCCTACCAATGTCAAGAGTCCATAGATCTCCCAGACGACAGCCACTCATCCCTCCATAGATGATAAGGTGAGATTTCTTGCTCTCCTTTTCTGTGTACACTACAGCAGTGTGGCTCTCGCGAGGTGGCGGCAAAACGCCATAAGTAATTGGTATATCCCAGCCTACAACACTGGAGCCAGCACGAAGCTCCAGGGTGTACAGATCATTCAGGTATCTAGTGATGAGAGATTTAAGTCAGAATGTCTTTCCAATTGCTTACtgccagtgcttgacttggactggaATACACTACAGATCAAAAGTTTTAGAATACctactgattcaagggtttttctttatttgtacaacTTTATACATTgtacacatcaaaactatgaaataacacatggaatcatgtaataaccaaaaaaggtttaaacaaatcaaagtatattttatatttgagattcttcaaatagccaccctttgccttgacagctttgcacacgcttggtattctctcaaccagcttcatgaggtagtcacctggaatgcattacaattaacaggtgtgccttcttaaaactgaatttgtggaatgtctttccttaatgcatttgagccagttGTGTTgcaacaaggtaggggtggtatacagaagaaagccctatttggtaaaagaccaagtccatattatggcaagaactgctcaaataagtaaagagaaacgatagttcatcattacttgaagacatgaaggtcagtcaatcaggataattttgggaaaaaaagaactttgaaagtttcttcaagtgcagtcgcaaaaaccatcaagcgctatgatgaaactggctctcacgaggaccgccacaggaatggaagacacagagttacctctgctgcagaggataagttcattagagttaccagcccaaataaatgcttcacaaactGCAagtaacatctcaacatcaactgttcagaagagactgtgtgaatcagaccttcatggtcaaattgctgcaaagaaaccactactaatggacaccaacaagaagagacttgcttgtgccaagaaacacgagcaatggacatggTGGAAATGGACCGGTGGAAATGtttcctttggtctggagtccaaattagagatttttggttccaagcgCCATGTCTTTGTTagacgtggtgtgggtgaacggatgatctccgcatgtgtaattcccaccgtaaagcatggaggtggtggtgatatggtgtaggggtgcttgctggtgacactgtgatttatttagaagtcaaggtacacttaaccagcatgtctaccacagcattctgcagcgatacgtcatccaatctggtttgggcttagtgggatgATCATTCTTTCCCctacatgacaatgacccaacacacctccaggctgtgtaagggctatttgaccaagaaggagtgtgatggagtgccGCATCAGGTGACCTGGCCGCCACAATCCACCGacatcaaccaaattgagatggtttgggatgagtcggaccgcagagtgaaggaaaagcagccgacaagtgctcagaatatgtgggaactccttcaagacttttgggaaagcattccaggtgaagctggttgagagaatgccaagagtgtgcaaagctgccatcaaagCAAAAGATGGCTATTTGAAGCAACtcaatattttgatttgttgaacacttttttttactcaatgattccatgtgttatttcatagttttgaaatcttcactattattctataatgtagaaaagtacaaataaagaaaaacctatGAATGAGTAGGTATTCTAAAACTTTTGAATGGTTGTGTAGGTGCCGGtgctcattttgggtgctggtaatgtttatatttaggtgcaggagctccacaatactttagagataatattctataagaggaacaggcgCTTAAGCAGTATAATATTTGAGGAGCCGGTTCTCAGCtccagtgagctcctgcccaagtcaagaaGTGCTTACTACAAACCATTCCAcagcatttacattttagtaatttagccgTCTCTAATCATGTGGCTTACAggagcaattggggttaagtgccttgctcaagtgcacaGCGGCAAATATTTAACCGAGTCGGTTCAGAGATTCAAAACGTttaacagctaggctacctgccaccccattcgTTTTTCTTGTTACTCCACTGGTCACATTTCACATCTCCTGCTTACGGCAACTGTACCTAGGGATGTTGTTTTTGGGGTCCTCGCTGTCATTAGCCAGCCCTCCAAATAGGAAGCACTTGTTGCCCACCAGAGAGAAACTGTGACCAAGTCGAGCACAGGGAGGTGGGCCATTTTTGGGAGACTTAGCTTTCAACTTTTTCCATTCCCATCTGCTGGCCTGAACAAGAAAAAGCATACAAGAAAAAATGCAAAAGACGATAGATAGCATGCTGTAATCCAGTAAACATAATAATCTATTCATAAGTACTTAAAGACAGCCATTTTAGCTCTGGTTTTATTGCTACCAATGTTTAGAGCGAGAGTGTGCTGTAAGCATTCTATTTACCTGTAGCTCATAGAGATCGCTGCTGTATTTTCCATATTCCACCATTCCACCAAAAACCAGAAGCCGGGTGCCATCACAAACAAAACCGTATGCAGCACATCCAGGGGGAATATCACCACGAACCGCAGGGATAAACCATTGGTTTGTTGCTAGATTAAATAAGTAGAGGTTAGTCTGTGTGTGACAGTGTTGGGTGGTCAAGTGCTAGGTTGGCCTATGATGTGAGGTGTGAAGCGAATGCTCTTTGAGTAAATATTTACTTGAGCACGATCCAAGCATCTCTGACAAATGCAGCCTGCATCTTCAGGCCAGGTCTGTCACCTGAGAAGTGCATGTTGTATATTCTATACATTGTACTTATATCTGAAATAACCCAAAGATgaaaaacaacaactgaaatgTCAATTGTAATATAATTTCTCCCTCATAAAAACTAAACATAGACAATAAGAATAATGTATAGCTGTCCAAATTGACTACATGAGTCACACTATCATAAAACATGGGAATTGCTGCAATCAACTGTCTTTCTTGTGAACAAAATGTTCAAATAGTCCTAACTAACTTTCCTACTCAGGAAAATATCAGTAGTCATGTGAACAGAAATTGCGTGCATCCATTACAACATGCACATGTGATACAGCATAATTTAGTGTTCATAACAATACTCCTGTCGTCCATTTTATTTTAGCGCGCCATTTTTATTTGTGCGCTTTAAGTTCTGTACCACCAGACGGCGACAGTTTCTCAGGTAATATGTCAGGCTACATTTCCCGCTAAATTATCTTACCTGTGTTGTAGACATGCAATTCATCCACAATTCCTTCATTTCCTCCTCCAAAAACCACCATCAATTCCTTTATAGCAACGGCTCTGTGACCATGTCTTGGCCGAGGCACAGGCCCAGACCATCCTAGAACCCGCTTCCATCGTGGCTGCAGAGTTGAGCCTGTGGTCCCAGACACCACTGAACCAGGAAATGTCATGTCCTCTTCAGATGGGAAAAAAAATAGAGCTAAAAGAGCATTCCAAAACAATATTGACAAGTTCTGATCAGGTCTATTGTTGATACTTGCGAAGTGAAGCCAAAACACATTTTGCAAAGTGAAGACTGCACGTGCAATCGATTGCTGGGACCAAAACCGATGCATGTGAAAAATAATATTGTAATTGTAAACTCCAGGGAAGCAGCCATTTTTACTAAC
This is a stretch of genomic DNA from Oncorhynchus clarkii lewisi isolate Uvic-CL-2024 chromosome 17, UVic_Ocla_1.0, whole genome shotgun sequence. It encodes these proteins:
- the LOC139371258 gene encoding host cell factor 1a isoform X1, whose amino-acid sequence is MHRFWSQQSIARAVFTLQNVFWLHFASINNRPDQNLSILFWNALLALFFFPSEEDMTFPGSVVSGTTGSTLQPRWKRVLGWSGPVPRPRHGHRAVAIKELMVVFGGGNEGIVDELHVYNTATNQWFIPAVRGDIPPGCAAYGFVCDGTRLLVFGGMVEYGKYSSDLYELQASRWEWKKLKAKSPKNGPPPCARLGHSFSLVGNKCFLFGGLANDSEDPKNNIPRYLNDLYTLELRAGSSVVGWDIPITYGVLPPPRESHTAVVYTEKESKKSHLIIYGGMSGCRLGDLWTLDIDTLTWTKPSVNGTSPLPRSLHSAITITNKMFVFGGWVPLVMDDVKVATHEKEWKCTNTLACLNLDSMAWESVLMDTLEDNIPRARAGHCSVSINSRLYVWSGRDGYRKAWNNQVCCKDLWYLETERPHAPSRVQLVRANTNSLEVSWGAVSTADTYLLQLQKYDIPAAAAATSPALTATSSLPGNLPKSPAAPSAQNLPHTAILKVAAPQSGTGTSLVTVRANQAVKSPATVTSLPPGVQMMVPAQTAQGTPIGNSPQMSGMAALAAAAAATQKIPPSSGTGLNLPAGATLVKTMAVSPGSTTVKMSSPLMVSNPATRMLKTAAAQVGTATVSSPNRPIITVHKSGTVTVAQQHQVVTTMVGGVTKTITLVKSPLTMGGSGTLQISSLGKMISVVQTKPVQTSAVTGQASTNPLSQLIQTKGSLPAGTILKLVTSADGKPTTIITTSQAGGTGNKPTILNISGMSPTTTKQGTTIIKTIPMSAIMNQPGATVTSSTGKMPYTILTTKMMTTGTPGKIITTMPKLGTVTGQQGLTQVVLKGAPGQPGTILRTVPMGGVRLVTPVTMTSVKPNVTTLVVKGTTGVTTLGTVTGTVSSSLAGGSLASANASLATPITTLGTIATLPSQVINPTAITVSAAQACLTTVTTLSTSTMSVNQPTQVTLITTPSGVEAQPVQDLPVSFLASPTSEQPSTEAGDAPGTVTMVCSNPPCETHETGTTNTATTASANMSVCSNPPCETHETGTTNTATTASANMSVCSNPPCETHETGTTNTATTSSTNMGGAMRATTSPYPGTATGNQGPENLLTGTTITPATARSNMGSAQTGTVQSPKQPAVGLTVCSNPPCETHETGTTNTATQSSSGMGNGKTNTVQKVCSNPPCETHETGTTNTPSQASSNMAGNQTGTVTVQGVCSDPPCETHETGTTNTATTATADGADGGTSSTETPSTTASGTTPATIQSRAITTVTQSTPAPGPSVPSISSITEGAAVSTEDPMQTDVATEGGDTAMETGLPPELMSEGQIGTGLSAEELAVTAAAQAAAQAAATEEAQARAIQAVLQAAQQATMNKGDSGSDRQQTTTIPIVLTQQELAALVQQQQQLQEAQAQAQAQQQGNAQALPTEGLAPADSLNDPTSESNGHNEMAAAASSDVASLLPRTSTETLAPSSTFAVSSPANLQPAASLAEVANGIEGGKLYPQPAPIKTLVKKENQWFDVGIVKVTNMVVTHFFIPGDDSQVEDDSGAIPDYNQMKKMELQPGTAYKFRVAGINACGRGTFSEISAFKTCLPGFPGAPCAIKISKSPDGAHLTWEPPSVTSGKIIEYSVYLAIQSTQTAEPKTSTPGQLAFMRVYCGPNPSCLVQSTSLSNAHIDYTTKPAIIFRIAARNEKGYGPATQVRWLQESSKDGASAKPAPKRPAVSSPDVKAAGQKKARTDQ
- the LOC139371258 gene encoding host cell factor 1a isoform X2, which encodes MHRFWSQQSIARAVFTLQNVFWLHFASINNRPDQNLSILFWNALLALFFFPSEEDMTFPGSVVSGTTGSTLQPRWKRVLGWSGPVPRPRHGHRAVAIKELMVVFGGGNEGIVDELHVYNTATNQWFIPAVRGDIPPGCAAYGFVCDGTRLLVFGGMVEYGKYSSDLYELQASRWEWKKLKAKSPKNGPPPCARLGHSFSLVGNKCFLFGGLANDSEDPKNNIPRYLNDLYTLELRAGSSVVGWDIPITYGVLPPPRESHTAVVYTEKESKKSHLIIYGGMSGCRLGDLWTLDIDTLTWTKPSVNGTSPLPRSLHSAITITNKMFVFGGWVPLVMDDVKVATHEKEWKCTNTLACLNLDSMAWESVLMDTLEDNIPRARAGHCSVSINSRLYVWSGRDGYRKAWNNQVCCKDLWYLETERPHAPSRVQLVRANTNSLEVSWGAVSTADTYLLQLQKYDIPAAAAATSPALTATSSLPGNLPKSPAAPSAQNLPHTAILKVAAPQSGTGTSLVTVRANQAVKSPATVTSLPPGVQMMVPAQTAQGTPIGNSPQMSGMAALAAAAAATQKIPPSSGTGLNLPAGATLVKTMAVSPGSTTVKMSSPLMVSNPATRMLKTAAAQVGTATVSSPNRPIITVHKSGTVTVAQQHQVVTTMVGGVTKTITLVKSPLTMGGSGTLISSLGKMISVVQTKPVQTSAVTGQASTNPLSQLIQTKGSLPAGTILKLVTSADGKPTTIITTSQAGGTGNKPTILNISGMSPTTTKQGTTIIKTIPMSAIMNQPGATVTSSTGKMPYTILTTKMMTTGTPGKIITTMPKLGTVTGQQGLTQVVLKGAPGQPGTILRTVPMGGVRLVTPVTMTSVKPNVTTLVVKGTTGVTTLGTVTGTVSSSLAGGSLASANASLATPITTLGTIATLPSQVINPTAITVSAAQACLTTVTTLSTSTMSVNQPTQVTLITTPSGVEAQPVQDLPVSFLASPTSEQPSTEAGDAPGTVTMVCSNPPCETHETGTTNTATTASANMSVCSNPPCETHETGTTNTATTASANMSVCSNPPCETHETGTTNTATTSSTNMGGAMRATTSPYPGTATGNQGPENLLTGTTITPATARSNMGSAQTGTVQSPKQPAVGLTVCSNPPCETHETGTTNTATQSSSGMGNGKTNTVQKVCSNPPCETHETGTTNTPSQASSNMAGNQTGTVTVQGVCSDPPCETHETGTTNTATTATADGADGGTSSTETPSTTASGTTPATIQSRAITTVTQSTPAPGPSVPSISSITEGAAVSTEDPMQTDVATEGGDTAMETGLPPELMSEGQIGTGLSAEELAVTAAAQAAAQAAATEEAQARAIQAVLQAAQQATMNKGDSGSDRQQTTTIPIVLTQQELAALVQQQQQLQEAQAQAQAQQQGNAQALPTEGLAPADSLNDPTSESNGHNEMAAAASSDVASLLPRTSTETLAPSSTFAVSSPANLQPAASLAEVANGIEGGKLYPQPAPIKTLVKKENQWFDVGIVKVTNMVVTHFFIPGDDSQVEDDSGAIPDYNQMKKMELQPGTAYKFRVAGINACGRGTFSEISAFKTCLPGFPGAPCAIKISKSPDGAHLTWEPPSVTSGKIIEYSVYLAIQSTQTAEPKTSTPGQLAFMRVYCGPNPSCLVQSTSLSNAHIDYTTKPAIIFRIAARNEKGYGPATQVRWLQESSKDGASAKPAPKRPAVSSPDVKAAGQKKARTDQ